Part of the Devosia sp. SL43 genome, TTTCCGGCCCAAGATTCAGGCCTTTTCCAGAGCTTTCAAATGACTTCACATCGCTATCGCTCGCATACCTGCGGGGCCCTGACGGCCGCGCAAGCTGGTGAAACCGTCCGCCTCAGCGGCTGGGTGCATCGCATTCGCGATCATGGTGGGCTGCTGTTCATCGATCTGCGCGACCACTACGGCATCACCCAGGCCGTCATCGATCCCGATTCGCCCGCCTTCGCGCAGGCCGAAAAGGTGCGTTCGGAGTGGGTCATTCGCATCGACGGCGAAGTGAAGCTGCGCGACGCCGCGGCGGTGAACCCCAACCTGCCCACCGGCACGGTTGAGGTGTTCATCCGCGAGATCGAGGTACTGTCCGCGGCCAAGGAATTGCCGCTGCCGGTGTTCGGCGATCAGGATTATCCGGAAGACGTGCGCCTCAAGTACCGCTTCCTCGACCTGCGCCGCGAAAAGCTGCATGCCAACATCGTCAAGCGCACCAAGGTGATCGCGGCGATGCGCAATGGCATGACCGAGCAGGGCTTTACCGAATATTCGACGCCGATCCTGACGGCATCCTCGCCCGAAGGCGCGCGTGACTTCCTCGTGCCGTCGCGCATCCATCCCGGCAAATTCTTCGCGCTGCCGCAGGCGCCGCAGCAGTATAAGCAATTGCTGATGGTGGCGGGCTTCGACCGCTACTTCCAGATCGCGCCATGCTTCCGCGACGAAGACCCTCGTGCCGATCGCCTGCCGGGCGAATTCTACCAGCTCGACCTGGAAATGAGCTTCGTTACCCAGGAAGACGTCTGGAACACCACCCAGCCTGTCATCACCTCGATCTTCGAGCAGTTCGCCGAAGGCAAGGCCGTGACCAAGGACTGGCCGCGCATTCCCTATGACACGGCCATTCGCAAGTATGGCTCGGACAAGCCCGACTTGCGCAACCCGATCGAAATGCAGGCCGTCACCGAGCACTTTGCCGGTTCGGGCTTCAAGGTGTTCGCCGGCCAGATCGAAGCCGATTCCAAGGTCGAAGTCTGGGCCATCCCGGCCAAGAACAAGGCCGGCGCCGAGCCGATCGGCCGTGCCTTCTGCGATCGTATGAACGCCTGGGCGCAGGGCGAGGGCCAGCCGGGCCTGGGCTATATCTTCTTCAAGGATGGGCAGGGCTCCGGCCCGATTGCCAAGAACATTGGCGAGGAGCGTACCGCCGCCCTCAAGGCGCAGTTGGGCCTCGAGGATGGCGATGCCGTCTTCTTCGTCTGCGGTCGTCCCGAGAAGTTCTACAAGTTCGCTGGCGAGGCCCGCACCAAGGCCGGCACCGATATCGGCGTGGTCGACACCGAACGTTTCGCCCTGTGCTGGATTGTCGATTTCCCGTTCTACGAGTGGAGCGAAGAGGAAAAGCGCGTCGACTTCGCGCACAACCCCTTCTCGATGCCTCAGGGCGGGCTTGAGGCGCTGAACAGCCAGGATCCGCTGACGATCAAGGCCTATCAGTATGACGCCGTCTGCAACGGCTACGAAATCGCCTCCGGCTCGATCCGTAACCAGCTGCCCGACCTGATGGTCAAGGCATTCGAACTGACCGGCAAAAGCCGCGACGAGGTCGAGGAGCAGTTCGGCGGCCTCTATCGCGCCTTCCAGTACGGCGCTCCGCCACACGGCGGCGCAGCGTTCGGCATCGATCGCATCGTGATGCTGCTGTGCGGGGTCGCCAACCTGCGCGAAATCACGGCCTTCCCGATGAACCAGCAGGCCGAAGACTTGCTGATGGGCGCACCGAGCCCGGCATCATCAAAGGCCCTGCGCGAGCTGAGCATTCGGCTGAACGTACAGTCGTAAAATCTTGTAGTCGGCGTCTCCCTCCCCCTTGTGGGGAGGGTGGCCCGAAGGGGTCGGGTGGGGGGCTCGCCGCCAACGCGGTGTCGGGGGCCCACCCCCACCCTTGCTCCCTCCCCACAAGGGGGAGGGAGACGACTGCAACTCCAGCGTCCCCCTACCTCACCTCCTGCACATAGTCCTGCAGCCGATCGATGATCGGCCCTTGCTCCTCGTCGCGCCACTGCATGCGGATATGCCGCTCTTTGTCGCCGATCTCGACGAACAGCGAGAGGCCATCGTCATAGGGCAGGAAGGCCGAGCCGATATAGGTCCAGCTTTCGCCCACCGGATGCTCGCCGTGGTCGAAATCCTTGAATGCCTTGATCACCGCGTAGCGCCGGCCGCTCACCAGATGCTTGAAGTCGCGGGTGGGAAGTTCATAGGCCATGCTGTCTCGCAATCCCTGTCGTTTTCCGATGGTTAACCAGCATTAATGATCCGTTAAACGCTGATTGGTACCGATGAAGGGTGAAATTGGCCCTTTTCGGATTCGTTCATTGAAGTCCCGCTACTCCCATGTCCTGATGCTGCTGGGCGCCATTCTGGCGTTCCTGCCCATTGTGGCTGTGGACTATCTGCTGGACGCCTATGTTCGCGTCCGAGAGAAAACAACCACACAACAATACGTTGGCGCGATAACTTCGCAAATCGGTATCGGTGCGAACGACGCAATTGCCTCGCTCCGCACCATCCTGGCGGATAGCCCGTCGCTGTGCACGCCGACTTTCGTGGCCAATGTGCAGGTCGCAATCGAATCCAGCCTCAATATGAAGCAGGTGCTGGTCGAGAACGCTGATGGTGTCCAATATTGCGACGCTTTCGGCCGGACCGTCGTCTATTCGCCGATGTCGGAAAGTCTGCCTGTGCCCGGCCACACCGAAACGATTACGGTCGTGAAGCTGGGCGACATGGCCATGCCGGCGCTCAAGATCACCCAGGCCTTTGGCCAGACGCGCCGTGTGTCGGCTTTCGTGCCCCTGCTCGGACAAACCGAGGCGGCACTGGCGGAAGGCCTCGGCACCGGCGGCATGCTGCGGGTCACCTTGACCAACGGCACCGCCATCATGACCGTGGGCGACGCGACCGGTTTTGACCGTCGCACGTCCACGACCGAATTCGTCTATGCCCAGGGCTTTGCCGGCGAGCTGCCGCTCAAGGTCGAATATGCCATGCCCTTTGCCATGGCACGCGCCGGCTATACCGATCTCGATGTCGGCTTCACCATCATCGCCTGCCTGATGAGCGGCGCCTTCCTCATCCTGTCGCTGCACTATGTCCGCCGGTCACGCGTGCCGGCCTTCGACCTCGAACGCGCCATCGCTCGCGGCGAGATCAAGCCCTACTACCAGCCTGTCATCAACCTGCGCACCGGCCAGCTCGAAGGCTGCGAAGTGCTGTGCCGCTGGGAGAAAAAGAACGGCAAGGTCATCCCGCCCGGCGCCTTCATCGACTATGCCGAGGTGACCGGTCTTGCCATCCCGATGACGCTGTCGCTGATGCAGCAGGTCAAGGTCGATCTCGGCGATCTCTGCCAGCTGATGCCCGAGATGAAGGTCTCGATCAATCTGTTCGAGGGCCACTTCCGCGACGCCAGCATCGTCGAGGACGTGCAGGCAATCTTCGGCAATTCGCAAATCTCGTTCCGGCAACTGGTGTTCGAAATCACCGAGCGCCACCCGCTGGCCAATTCGACCGTGGCCGGCAGCGTGATCGCCGGCCTGCATGCTCTGGGCTGCCGCCTGGCGCTCGACGATGCCGGCACCGGCCACTCCAACCTCGCTTATCTGGCGACGCTGGGCTGCGACATCATCAAGATCGACCGCGTCTTCGTCGACATGGTCAAACCCGGTACGACGCAGGTTCCGGTGCTCGACGGCCTGATCGCCATGGCCACCGATCTCGATTGCGAAATCGTGGCTGAAGGCGTCGAGACCGAGGCGCAGGCGCTCTACCTGCGAGCCCGCGGCGTGCTGCAGGCCCAGGGCTTCATCTTCGCCCCGGCACTCAAGATTGGCGCCTTCCGCGAGCTGGCCATGGCCCTGCATGCCACCCAGGCGCCACGTAGCCGGATCGAAGCCATCATCGGCACCGACAACGAGATTATCGGCGAGGCCACAACCGTCGTCGGCAGCCGGGCCGCATAGTCGCTTTCGGCATCATAAGCTCTTTTCATCGCTCGAATTTGGTGGCACCAACGCGGACCCCCGCTTGTTCTTTCATCATATGAATGCGGGTTAGGAGGATTGCGTGTCCACTGACGTCAATGAACAGCGGAAAGCCCTGCGCGAAGCCGCGCTGCATTTCCACGAGTTCCCCAAGCCCGGCAAGCTCGAAATCCAGGCCACCAAGCCGCTGGGCAACCAGCGCGACCTGGCGCTTGCCTATTCCCCCGGCGTTGCCGCGCCCTGCGAGGAAATCGCGGCCAATCCGGAAACGGTGTCACGTTACACCTCCCGCCAGAACCTGGTCGCAGTGATCTCCAACGGCACGGCCGTTCTCGGCCTGGGCAATATCGGCGCGCTGGCCAGCAAGCCGGTGATGGAAGGCAAGGCCGTCCTATTCAAGAAGTTCGCCGGCATCGACGTGTTCGACCTCGAGATCGACGAGATCGACCCCAAGAAGTTCATCGATGCCGTAGCGCCACTCTGGCCGACCTTCGGCGGCATCAACCTTGAAGACATCCGCGCGCCCGACTGCTTCGAGATCGAAGAGACGCTGCGCGAGCGCATGCCTATTCCCGTGTTCCACGACGACCAGCATGGTACCGCCATCATCGTTGGCGCTGCCGTCCTCAACGGCCTGGAGCTCAAGGGCAAGAAGATCGAGGACGTCAAGATTTGCGCGTCCGGGGCAGGGGCTGCGGCCATTGCCTGCCTCAACGTGCTCGTGGCGCTCGGCGCCAAGTACGAGAATATCTGGGTCGCCGATAAGGATGGCCTGGTCACCCACAAGCGCAACGATGTGAATGACAAGTGGCGCGGCCAGTTCCGCCGCACCAGCGACGCCACGACGCTGGCCGAAGTGATCGACGGCGCCGACATCTTCCTCGGTCTGTCGGCTGCCGGCGCCTTGAAGCCGGAAATGCTGGCCAAGATGGCGCCCAAGCCGCTGATTCTGGCGCTGGCCAATCCGAACCCGGAAATTATGCCCGAAGTCGCCAAGGCGACGCGTCCGGACGCCATGGTTTGCACCGGTCGGTCGGACTATCCCAACCAGGTCAACAACGTCCTCTGCTTCCCCTTCATCTTCCGCGGCGCGCTCGATGTGGGCGCGACCACGATCAACGAAGAGATGAAGCTGGCCGCCGTCCGCGCGATCGCCAAGCTGGCGCATGAGCCGGGCTTGGAAGTCTCTCCCTCAGGCGCGCCGGCCGTCTTCGGGGCCGACCACATCATTCCCAATCCGTTCGATCAGCGCCTGATCCTGCGCATCGCGCCAGCCGTGGCGCGAGCAGCAATGGAATCGGGCGTGGCCAAGAAGCCGATCGCAGATTGGGACGCCTATATGGACGGGCTCAATCGCTTCGTCTTCCGCTCGGGCCTGGTGATGAAGCCGATCATCGATCGCGCCCAGGGCCAGAACAAGCGCATCGCCTTTGCCGATGGCGAAGACGAGCGCGTGCTGCGCGCTACCCAGGTGCTGCTGGAAGAAAAGATCGCCCGGCCGATCCTCATCGGCCGTCCCTCGGTCATCGAGGCGCGCATCGAACGCTTCGGCCTCAGCCTTAAGCCCGGCCGCGACTTCGACGTGATCAACCCCGAGGACGATCCACGTTATCGCGACTACGTCAGCGAGTTCCACGCGCTGGTCGGCCGCAACGGCGTGACGCCCGATACCGCTCGGCAGATGGTCCGCACCAATACCACGGTCATCGGTGCGCTCGCCGTGCGTCGCGGCGACGCGGATGCCTTGATCTGCGGCCTCCAGGGCCGCTTCATCCGCCACGTCCGCGACATCCGCTCGGTGATCGGCCTGCAGGATGGCGTTGCCGACGTATCCGCCCTGTCTCTGCTGATCATGCCGCGCGGCGCCTTCTTCCTCGCCGACACCTATGTGAACATCGATCCGTCGCCCGACGAGATCGTCGGCATCACCCTGCAGGCCCGCGACCATCTCAAGCGCTTCAATATCGAGGCCAAGGTGGCGCTGCTGAGCTACTCCAACTTCGGCTCGCGCGATGGCGACAGCGCCTACAAGATGCGCGAAGTCTATAAGAAGCTCAAAGCCATCGACCCCGGCCTCATCGTCGAAGGCGAAATGCAGGGCGACCTGGCGCTCAACCACGAACTGCGCGAGCGCTACATCCCCGACACCATCCTGGGCGGCGAAGCCAACCTGCTGATTTTCCCCAACCTCGACGCCGCCAACCTGTCGATGACGCTGCTCAAGGAAATGAACAACGCCCTGTCGGTCGGCCCCATCCTGATGGGCCCGAAATCGCCAGCCCATATCCTGGCGCCATCCACCACCAGCCGCGGCATCGTCAACATGGCGGCGATTGCGGCCACGGAAGCTATTGGAGCGCAGGAATGATCCGTCACAGCGTCATCTTCACCCTGAAGCATCCGGCCGGCTCGGCGGAGGAGGGGGCCTTCCTGCGCGATGCGAAGATCCTCGCCGCGATCCCAGGCGTCGAGAAGTTTGAGCAATTGCGTCAGGTCAGCCGCAAGAACGACTATGCCTTCGGCTTCTCGATGGAATTTGCCGACCAGGCGGCTTATTCGGGCTACAACGATCATCCGGACCATGTGGCGTTTGTCCGCGACCGCTGGATGCCCGAGGTGGAGCGGTTTCTCGAGATCGATTACGTGCTGATTTAGGATCGTGCCACGCCCTCGTGGTTCGAGGCTCGCGAAGAGCTCGCACCTCACCATGAGGTCTACTGGTATATAGAGGCGATCGCGACCACCCTCACAGTAGCCCTCATGGTGAGGTGCGCTTCTTCAGCGCCTCGAACCACGAGGGCGTGGCACGGCAACCCCATGTTAAACCCTTCTCACTCATAGTGGTCTGGTCCAAACTCGGTCCTGCCCATGCCCACCCGTCTCAAACGCCCCGCTATCTGGCGCCCGCTC contains:
- the aspS gene encoding aspartate--tRNA ligase, translated to MTSHRYRSHTCGALTAAQAGETVRLSGWVHRIRDHGGLLFIDLRDHYGITQAVIDPDSPAFAQAEKVRSEWVIRIDGEVKLRDAAAVNPNLPTGTVEVFIREIEVLSAAKELPLPVFGDQDYPEDVRLKYRFLDLRREKLHANIVKRTKVIAAMRNGMTEQGFTEYSTPILTASSPEGARDFLVPSRIHPGKFFALPQAPQQYKQLLMVAGFDRYFQIAPCFRDEDPRADRLPGEFYQLDLEMSFVTQEDVWNTTQPVITSIFEQFAEGKAVTKDWPRIPYDTAIRKYGSDKPDLRNPIEMQAVTEHFAGSGFKVFAGQIEADSKVEVWAIPAKNKAGAEPIGRAFCDRMNAWAQGEGQPGLGYIFFKDGQGSGPIAKNIGEERTAALKAQLGLEDGDAVFFVCGRPEKFYKFAGEARTKAGTDIGVVDTERFALCWIVDFPFYEWSEEEKRVDFAHNPFSMPQGGLEALNSQDPLTIKAYQYDAVCNGYEIASGSIRNQLPDLMVKAFELTGKSRDEVEEQFGGLYRAFQYGAPPHGGAAFGIDRIVMLLCGVANLREITAFPMNQQAEDLLMGAPSPASSKALRELSIRLNVQS
- a CDS encoding NADP-dependent malic enzyme, whose translation is MSTDVNEQRKALREAALHFHEFPKPGKLEIQATKPLGNQRDLALAYSPGVAAPCEEIAANPETVSRYTSRQNLVAVISNGTAVLGLGNIGALASKPVMEGKAVLFKKFAGIDVFDLEIDEIDPKKFIDAVAPLWPTFGGINLEDIRAPDCFEIEETLRERMPIPVFHDDQHGTAIIVGAAVLNGLELKGKKIEDVKICASGAGAAAIACLNVLVALGAKYENIWVADKDGLVTHKRNDVNDKWRGQFRRTSDATTLAEVIDGADIFLGLSAAGALKPEMLAKMAPKPLILALANPNPEIMPEVAKATRPDAMVCTGRSDYPNQVNNVLCFPFIFRGALDVGATTINEEMKLAAVRAIAKLAHEPGLEVSPSGAPAVFGADHIIPNPFDQRLILRIAPAVARAAMESGVAKKPIADWDAYMDGLNRFVFRSGLVMKPIIDRAQGQNKRIAFADGEDERVLRATQVLLEEKIARPILIGRPSVIEARIERFGLSLKPGRDFDVINPEDDPRYRDYVSEFHALVGRNGVTPDTARQMVRTNTTVIGALAVRRGDADALICGLQGRFIRHVRDIRSVIGLQDGVADVSALSLLIMPRGAFFLADTYVNIDPSPDEIVGITLQARDHLKRFNIEAKVALLSYSNFGSRDGDSAYKMREVYKKLKAIDPGLIVEGEMQGDLALNHELRERYIPDTILGGEANLLIFPNLDAANLSMTLLKEMNNALSVGPILMGPKSPAHILAPSTTSRGIVNMAAIAATEAIGAQE
- a CDS encoding EAL domain-containing protein, with protein sequence MKSRYSHVLMLLGAILAFLPIVAVDYLLDAYVRVREKTTTQQYVGAITSQIGIGANDAIASLRTILADSPSLCTPTFVANVQVAIESSLNMKQVLVENADGVQYCDAFGRTVVYSPMSESLPVPGHTETITVVKLGDMAMPALKITQAFGQTRRVSAFVPLLGQTEAALAEGLGTGGMLRVTLTNGTAIMTVGDATGFDRRTSTTEFVYAQGFAGELPLKVEYAMPFAMARAGYTDLDVGFTIIACLMSGAFLILSLHYVRRSRVPAFDLERAIARGEIKPYYQPVINLRTGQLEGCEVLCRWEKKNGKVIPPGAFIDYAEVTGLAIPMTLSLMQQVKVDLGDLCQLMPEMKVSINLFEGHFRDASIVEDVQAIFGNSQISFRQLVFEITERHPLANSTVAGSVIAGLHALGCRLALDDAGTGHSNLAYLATLGCDIIKIDRVFVDMVKPGTTQVPVLDGLIAMATDLDCEIVAEGVETEAQALYLRARGVLQAQGFIFAPALKIGAFRELAMALHATQAPRSRIEAIIGTDNEIIGEATTVVGSRAA
- a CDS encoding DUF3601 domain-containing protein, which translates into the protein MAYELPTRDFKHLVSGRRYAVIKAFKDFDHGEHPVGESWTYIGSAFLPYDDGLSLFVEIGDKERHIRMQWRDEEQGPIIDRLQDYVQEVR
- a CDS encoding Dabb family protein, with protein sequence MIRHSVIFTLKHPAGSAEEGAFLRDAKILAAIPGVEKFEQLRQVSRKNDYAFGFSMEFADQAAYSGYNDHPDHVAFVRDRWMPEVERFLEIDYVLI